The following are from one region of the Carnobacterium gallinarum DSM 4847 genome:
- a CDS encoding CopY/TcrY family copper transport repressor gives MTTIEKVKISDAEWEIMRVVWSKKQASSQEIVAVLKEKMDWKPATIKTLIGRLVKKEALKTEAAGHRFIYFPRVTEAESVMSATENLFAHVCSKKIGQTIGALIEEATLTHEDIQLLEKLIESKKELAVDEIACNCVPGQCECQEHNN, from the coding sequence ATGACAACAATTGAAAAAGTTAAAATTAGTGATGCAGAGTGGGAAATAATGCGAGTTGTTTGGTCAAAGAAACAAGCATCTAGTCAAGAAATTGTAGCAGTGTTAAAAGAAAAGATGGATTGGAAACCAGCAACAATTAAAACTTTAATTGGACGTCTAGTAAAAAAAGAAGCATTAAAGACAGAGGCAGCAGGTCATCGTTTTATCTATTTTCCTAGAGTAACAGAAGCAGAGAGTGTGATGTCAGCGACGGAAAATTTATTTGCCCATGTTTGCAGTAAAAAAATTGGGCAAACGATTGGAGCTTTAATTGAAGAAGCAACTTTGACACACGAAGATATTCAATTGTTAGAAAAACTAATTGAGTCGAAGAAAGAGTTAGCAGTTGATGAAATAGCCTGTAACTGTGTTCCAGGTCAATGTGAATGTCAAGAACATAACAACTAA
- a CDS encoding SPJ_0845 family protein produces the protein MGLTHKTETNLDDLFSRFAIEPEPEKRKEDNDDEKEDDQKTDKDDQKKD, from the coding sequence ATGGGATTAACACATAAAACTGAAACAAACCTAGATGATTTATTTAGTCGCTTTGCAATTGAGCCTGAACCTGAAAAACGCAAAGAAGACAATGATGATGAAAAAGAAGACGATCAAAAAACAGATAAAGACGACCAAAAAAAAGACTAA
- the copZ gene encoding copper chaperone CopZ, with translation MEKMNVKITGMSCEHCVKRVEEAINGLAGIDKVKVHLKKGEAKIKYDSSLVTSKEIAETITNTGYEAVLI, from the coding sequence ATGGAAAAAATGAATGTAAAAATTACTGGTATGAGCTGTGAACATTGTGTGAAACGTGTTGAGGAAGCAATAAATGGATTGGCAGGAATTGACAAAGTGAAGGTTCATTTAAAAAAAGGGGAAGCAAAAATAAAATATGATTCATCTTTAGTTACTTCAAAAGAGATTGCTGAGACAATTACAAATACTGGTTACGAGGCGGTGTTAATCTAA